In the genome of Marispirochaeta sp., one region contains:
- a CDS encoding P-II family nitrogen regulator: MKLIIAYIQPDKLNDVKQELYRAEVYKMSVTNALGCGQQMGFTESYRGVAIEVNLLKKVRIEIAVNDDFVKKTIDAIIKGAKTGNIGDGKIFVVPLEETVRIRSGEIGSDAIG, from the coding sequence ATGAAGTTGATTATTGCCTACATTCAGCCCGACAAACTGAACGACGTTAAACAGGAGCTCTACCGGGCAGAGGTCTACAAGATGTCCGTTACCAACGCCCTGGGATGCGGACAGCAGATGGGTTTTACCGAATCCTACCGCGGTGTCGCGATTGAGGTGAATCTGCTCAAGAAAGTCCGCATAGAGATTGCAGTAAATGATGATTTCGTCAAGAAAACCATTGATGCAATCATCAAGGGTGCCAAGACGGGAAACATCGGAGATGGAAAGATTTTCGTTGTGCCCCTGGAAGAGACTGTGCGTATCAGAAGCGGTGAAATCGGTTCTGATGCCATAGGATAG
- the epsC gene encoding serine O-acetyltransferase EpsC — translation MDKLRTWLDISLPDVVSEIEKSINSEYHLEDDDSLSVTARDEIYRILDTLHSVLFPGRYGVRCPAAGEDLHFFLHTSLLEAAALLKQHLNRIFSRETKNEEQREDRVTQVISTLYRDLPVIRGQLIEDIHSAYDGDPAAASFDEIVLSYPFIEAIATHRIAHCLYSHKVPIIPRIMSERAHSKTGIDIHPGARIEPGFFIDHGTGVVIGETCTIGCNVKIYQGVTLGALSPFDKDGTPKRGLKRHPDIEDDVIIYANATILGGKTVIGKGSIIGGNTWIVSSVPPGSVIYNKE, via the coding sequence ATGGATAAGCTGCGTACATGGCTGGATATCTCTCTTCCTGATGTGGTAAGCGAAATAGAAAAGAGCATCAACTCAGAATATCATCTGGAAGATGATGACTCCCTGTCGGTGACCGCCCGGGATGAGATCTATCGCATACTTGATACTCTCCACTCAGTTCTTTTTCCCGGCCGCTACGGTGTGCGGTGTCCTGCCGCCGGAGAGGACCTTCACTTTTTTCTGCACACATCTCTGCTGGAGGCGGCAGCCCTGCTGAAGCAACATCTGAACAGGATATTCTCCAGGGAAACAAAGAATGAAGAACAGCGGGAGGACAGGGTTACACAGGTTATTTCTACCCTCTACCGGGATCTGCCTGTAATTCGCGGTCAGCTTATTGAGGACATCCACTCGGCTTACGATGGTGATCCGGCGGCTGCGTCCTTTGACGAGATTGTATTAAGCTATCCCTTTATAGAAGCCATAGCTACACACCGCATAGCCCACTGTCTGTACAGTCATAAGGTCCCGATCATTCCAAGGATCATGAGCGAGAGGGCCCATTCCAAGACAGGGATAGATATCCACCCTGGTGCCAGAATCGAACCCGGGTTCTTCATTGACCACGGTACCGGCGTGGTTATCGGGGAAACGTGCACCATTGGCTGTAACGTAAAAATCTATCAGGGGGTCACCCTTGGTGCCCTTTCTCCCTTCGATAAGGATGGAACTCCAAAGAGGGGTCTGAAGCGCCATCCGGACATCGAGGATGACGTTATTATTTATGCCAACGCGACAATCCTCGGAGGCAAAACGGTTATCGGCAAAGGATCAATAATCGGCGGGAACACCTGGATCGTTAGTTCTGTACCCCCGGGGTCAGTTATCTACAATAAGGAATGA
- the amt gene encoding ammonium transporter — protein MKRIFVIVVLLALAAVSVAADEVSDTLALYSDAFDMIWLILAAALVFFMQAGFAMVETGLTRAKNASNILMKNLMDFSAGAIIFWAIGWGLMYGADALSGLIGTDGFFLSYTAETMEAYGVSDMSAIFRDWMFQVVFAATAATIVSGAMAERTKFSAYLVYSVFISGLIYPISGHWIWGGGWLSELGFHDFAGSTVVHSVGAWAALAGAIVLGPRIGKYIKVGDKMTVRAIPGHNMPLAALGVFILWFGWYGFNAGSTLSGTDLSIAAVATTTTLAAAAGAIGAMVTSWIWFGKADPSMSLNGALAGLVGITAPTGVTSPGAAILIGVIAGILVVGSVEFIDKVLHIDDPVGAISVHGVCGVWGTLSVGLFSSNADVGLGLFYGGGFSLIGVQLIGIAAVFAWAFLSALLLFSIIKASMGLRVSEKEEMQGLDIGEHGTESYSGFQIFQNM, from the coding sequence ATGAAACGAATCTTCGTAATTGTTGTCCTGCTTGCCCTGGCGGCCGTATCGGTAGCCGCCGACGAGGTAAGCGATACCCTCGCCCTGTACAGCGACGCCTTCGATATGATCTGGCTGATACTGGCAGCGGCGCTGGTCTTTTTTATGCAGGCAGGCTTTGCCATGGTGGAAACGGGACTTACCCGTGCGAAAAATGCATCAAACATTCTTATGAAAAACCTGATGGATTTTTCGGCCGGTGCAATCATCTTCTGGGCCATCGGTTGGGGTCTGATGTACGGGGCCGATGCCCTGAGCGGGCTAATTGGCACTGACGGGTTTTTTCTTTCCTACACTGCGGAAACCATGGAAGCCTACGGTGTATCTGACATGTCGGCCATATTCCGTGACTGGATGTTCCAGGTTGTTTTTGCCGCCACAGCCGCGACGATTGTCTCCGGAGCCATGGCGGAGCGGACAAAGTTTTCAGCCTATTTAGTCTATTCAGTATTTATCTCCGGCCTGATCTATCCGATCTCCGGGCACTGGATATGGGGCGGAGGATGGCTGTCGGAACTCGGCTTTCATGATTTTGCTGGATCCACGGTAGTACACTCCGTCGGCGCCTGGGCGGCTCTGGCAGGAGCTATAGTCCTGGGTCCCAGGATCGGAAAATACATCAAGGTCGGCGACAAGATGACGGTACGGGCGATCCCCGGCCACAATATGCCCCTGGCGGCTCTTGGTGTTTTTATCCTCTGGTTCGGCTGGTACGGATTTAATGCTGGTTCCACCCTCTCGGGGACTGACCTTTCAATCGCCGCGGTGGCAACAACTACTACGCTGGCGGCTGCAGCAGGAGCTATAGGAGCAATGGTGACGTCCTGGATATGGTTTGGCAAAGCCGATCCTTCCATGTCCCTGAACGGCGCCCTGGCCGGACTTGTGGGAATTACCGCCCCGACCGGCGTAACAAGCCCCGGGGCTGCAATCCTGATCGGTGTAATCGCCGGTATTCTGGTAGTAGGCAGCGTTGAGTTCATCGACAAGGTGCTGCATATTGATGATCCCGTAGGAGCAATTTCGGTGCACGGCGTCTGCGGAGTCTGGGGAACCCTGTCCGTAGGACTCTTCTCCAGCAATGCCGATGTAGGCCTGGGGCTGTTTTACGGCGGCGGATTTTCCCTGATAGGTGTACAGCTGATTGGTATAGCCGCGGTATTCGCCTGGGCTTTCCTGAGTGCGCTTCTGCTCTTCTCGATCATCAAGGCCAGCATGGGCCTGCGGGTCAGCGAGAAAGAGGAGATGCAGGGTCTTGACATCGGTGAACATGGAACGGAGTCCTATTCGGGCTTCCAGATTTTCCAGAACATGTAA